The genomic region ttgcatgtgtgcgtgtatgtatgtatgtatgtatgcatgcatgcatgcatgcatgtatgcatgcatgcatgtatgtatgcatgtatgtatgtatgcatgtatgtatgtatgtatgtatgtatgtatgtatgtatatatatatatccgacatCCTGTAAAACTACGTCcgggaagtaaaaataaaaatatatttttattaataaataaatatatatatatttatttatttatttatttatttataaaaggctatttttatctttacttccCGAACGTACTTTTACAGGAAGTCGGAGCTATCAGCGATATTCCAGAGGGAGCGTGGGAACTCGAACCTCGAAGTTTTCTCATACTCCAGATAGATCTTCCACAAGGTCGGGATATCGGTTTGTGGAAAACATCTGAAAACATCGCTAATTTTTTGTTCAGCGTTTTAAATCCACCAAAGATAGGAAAACAACCATAGTGTGTTTTTGCAGATACATTACTTATCCAATGTGTTGGAAGAAaagttttgattatatttattatatatcagaAAAGTACTGCTGACCGAATGATTTTGCGGCTCGATAAGGTATCGAACTGAGATTTTATATGACACTGGAGTGCATTGAAATATAGCAGTACAAACCCTTTTGTTCAATAAACTATGTTAAAACAAAAGTCTAAGCatatatgtcattatttttttatttatttatttgaaatgAAGTACCAAATAAAGCATTtggaaaataaatattgtatgtctttttagcttttttttttttttttttttttttttttgtcttagcgGGAGAATATCACCTCTTCCAAAAAGCGACGACGTACAATTATGGCTAAATTATATACAACTagattatatatgttacacattTGCTTTATTACTGAACAAGgagaacaaataaacatgaaTGGATAGTATATTTACGTTCCTCCGACAAGCGAACTGTAATCAGCGATAGACTGTTGTGTCATATAATCATCtatgcatttttttcattttatcttgttATCTTTAGTTCCAGCAAATTTCGTGAAACATATCCTATAGAGAATGTAAGCTGGGAAGGCAATTAAGTTAAATGAGGACATTAACATTCGATTAGGAAATTAGGAATGTTCGTTTTTCATGTACTTTCCTTTGCATCGAATTTCAAATATGAGAATATGAATGTCAAAGTTTGCTTAGCCTTTTTAACTTTATTTAAGAACAGGGCTTGTTTTCATATCAGTTTTAATAAATAATTCATCAatctttttgctatttttatcgTATTTTCTTAATAATATTTTCGATAAAACATACTTTAAATATGGGTGTAAATATGCCAGTCACGAGTAatgagttttttcttctttttttttgtgatatacaACGAATTATTGCCATGGCAAGATGTTTAGCCTGTGCTGACGCCACGGAATGTGACGggaatatttcatttatttcaagtTTTGTGGGCGGAACATCACTCAGAGGATCCCGTCCCACATGCACACGATAATCATTCGCATTATTATGGCAATTGAGTTCTGAATGCCACATCACATGCTACTATTAAGGGTTATACATTACAACCCTTAATGTCAGCATATGCTGTGGCACTGGCTGTACGTACGTTTTCACACGAAGGTTCACACATGTTATTGTTCTCCTAAGGCTGCTTTCGTACCAAGGTGGCAAATGACACGTGGCACCATGAATTTCAAGCCAAGGTTACACGTGGCACCTGGTTCACAAGATGGCATCATGTTATTGGTGTGTTGTGGCAATTATCTGTCTGGGACTTGGAGGAATAAAGTGGAGGGCCTTGGGCAAAAGGTGAGGTGAAATTGTTCCGAAAGCCTGAAAACACTtgcaaggaatttttttttttatcataagcaAACTATTTTTGATAATTCTACACATGTTATGTTGATTGGTTCATCGTCTGGAAGAGGCATAGTTGTGCACGATGGTATGCCCGCATCACAGCGTTTCCTCCTGCAGCCCGCGCTTGACTGCCCTCTCATCCAAAACCTCGCTCACTGGGCCACCGAAGCTTTCAGGACACTTCAAAACTACTCCATGTATGCCACAAGTCCAAAAGGGTTTTTTATCATGTTTGATTTTAACCTTTCTGTATTAACTTAGCTAACACTTTGAATGCAAAAACTCCAATGAAATTTTACAACGCAGTTCGAAATAAGTCGCACGCTGAAAATAACTCTCGGTGTCGCACGCTGGTCGCACGTGGCACATGTGACGTGCCACGCCACTTCTATGTAAAAGGTGTCAAATAGTTCCGGATGAAAACTTATTCCAATGCCCCCTGCTCTCTCTGTGGGGGTGACCTTCAAACTGAAACTATTTCACATCAATGCACgcgcaagcacacatatatatatagatagatagatagatagataatagacagatagttaggtaCGTACGCATCTATTAATAGTTACATGTACGTATCTTTTCgtgttcctgtttttttgttttctttaatgaaaaaatgctccccttcctgctcccccctcagtctctctctctctctctcactctctctctctctctctctctctctctctctctctctctctctctctccctctactgaCTATAAGAGACACAGGAGGGGGTCGTAGAGGCAGAGGAGCGAGATCAGTCCTAGGTAGAGCACTAAAGCCTACATGTATGTCGTGCAATGAGTTaagtcacacatacatatgcatattccatATCtggtatatctacatatacatacatgtgtacaaataCTAGTGTCGCCAGATAAAAATCCCAGCTTAGGGTGGCCACGACTCTGTTTGGTCAGCTGCACAATCGTCAAAATAGAGGATTGACTGAGAATAACTCAACAAgttttcacttattttcttcGTGATAAAacatagttattttattttttattatcaacacacacgcgcgctcgcacacacacaaacacacacactgtgaggGTCTTGTCCACCAAGTTGTTAGGGGTTTGGTGCCCTGGGTACGCTGCCTCATTGGGCACGCCTGCGAGTTGGAGGGGATGACGATGAATGCGTTTGACCAatctcagacacacatacatacgtctatctatctatctatctatatacatacatacatacatatatatatgtatataaatacatacatacatacatatatatatatatatttatatatatgcacacatatatataaatatatgcagtcaaacacacacacacacacacacaaacacacacacacataaatgtatatatatgtgtgtggtgtaaacAGAAACTTATTTCATTTAACTGTGGAATGAAATGTCAGAATTATTTCCTGCGCTGAAtgagtttgtgcatatatatatatatatatatatatatatatatatatatatgtacatatttatttatctatatatatattaaattttatttatttatttattatatagatatttttttatttgtatttattttacatttatttatttattcatttatttttgtatgtgcaCTTATACGCATAACTCACATTAGTAACATTCTGCTTCCAGAGAACTGAGTGACGATGGCTCCCCGTTTTTCCTGGTTCCTCTGCCCCCTGCTGGCGCTCCTCCTCTGCCCCGATGCCGCCCTCTCTGCCACGACGCCGGAGGAGCTTGACATCAAGACActggaaaaaatgaaggaaaaggtgaaagaaaacaTCACGGTAAGTAATGCGTTTAGGTTTCGTGAATACAATAATGTCCGCTACGTGAAGCGAGAAATAATATTTACTTGGAGATTTTGCTGTCACCTTCTggatactttcctttttttctatgtctTAGTAGGGCAACAAGCAGTTTGCTGTGCTGCATCTATCAGGGAAGAATCTCGAAGACCAAGACTGCCATGAAATTAAATTCAACGATGCCAGAGGAGTTAAAGGACACTGTAATTTTGCTCCCGTGTTAACACCTCCGAATCCattgaaaggaaatgaagaggtaATTGTTAATACTATTCACACACTTATGAACAGATGATAATGAACACAGTATCACTGAATAAAAAGTTTGCAACGGGAATAACTGGGTTTAAAGTCTGTTTTTCCCCAATTTGCAGACAGTAAAACACAGTGAGTGGCAGTTGATCCACACGGCGCTGAGGCCCATGCTCGAGGAATGGAGGAAAAGCGCCGCCGGAGGAAATGCCGGGACCAAAGGAAGGTACACAacgaaaaggggtaaaaaaaacaaaaaaggaggccaaaaaaagaagaaaaagggaggcaaaaaaaagaagaaaaagaacactaAAGGAAACAACACCAAATCCGGAAACACCAAGAAAGGAAATGGAGCCAAAAAGAGCTGCCCCGAGGCACTCTATCTCTACTCCCGCCTCGCTCCGGACTACGACTGCAAGCGAAGACCCTCTGGCTTCACGTGCACGCAGGCGATTGTCAACACCATCCCAGAAATCCTCAGGAATGTTAATTGTGAAACTACAAGGATCGTCGTTGGATTTTCCGtggtaactatacatatataaatatatatatatatatatatatatatatatatatatatatatatatgtatatatatattatatatatatattatatatatatatatcaagagatatGAATAAGAAGCTGAGAGAAAAATAGGGGATAGACTATCtgatgatagataaacagaaagatatgtggaagtatgtatatatatgtatatatgtgtgcatatatataaatatataaatatatatacatatatatatatatatatagagagagagagagagagagagagagagagagagagagagagagagagaggtgcgtgtttgtgtgtgtctatatatatatatatatatatatatatatatgtatgcgtatatacatatatatatatatacatatatatatatatatatatatatatatatgtatgtatgcgtatatacatatatatatatatatatatatatatatgtatgcgtatatatatatatatatatatatatatatgcatatatatatatgtgtgtgtgtgtgtgtgtgtgtgtgtgtgtaaatacacacacacacacacatatatatatgtgtatatatatatacatatatatatatatatgtgtgtgtgtgtgtgtgtgtgtgtgtgtgtgtgtgtgtatgtgtgtgtgtgtgtgtgtgtgtgtgtaaatatatatatatatatatatatatatatatatatattcatatatattcatatacatatatatatatattcatatatattcatatacatatatatatatatatattcatatatattcatatacatatatatgtgtatatacatacacatgtatgtatgtttgcatatatatatatatatatatatatatatatgcaaacatatatatatatatatatatatatatatatatatatgtataatatgtgtgtatatatatactacattttatatatatatatatatatatatatatatatatatatatacgtgtatgtatatatatatatatataatatatatatatgtgtgtgtgtgtgtgtgtgtgtgtgtgcgtgtgtgtgtgtgtgtgtgtgtgtgtctgtgtgtgtgtgtgtatacatatatatatacatatatatatatatatatatatatatatatatttatttatttatatatattcatatacatatatacgtgtatatacacaaacatgtatgtatgctttcatttatatatatatatatatatatatatatatatatatatatataatatgtgtgtatatatatacaacattttatatatagacgtgtatatatatatatataatatatatatatatatatgtgtgtgtgtgtgtgtgtgtgtgtgtgtgtgtgtgtgtgtgtgtgtgtgtgtgagtgtgcgtataaatatatatatatatatatatatatatatatatatatgtgtgtgtgtgtgtgtgtgtgtgtgtgtgtgtgtgtgtatgtgtgtgcgtataaatatatatatatatatatatatatatatatatatatatatatatatatatatatatgtgtgtgtgtgtgtgtaatgtatatatgtatatatatatatatttatgtatgtatatctttatatatgcatatatatgtatagttatatatatatacttgtgcagtTCGCCTTAATATACGCACAACCCGAATTAGAAGGATTTTATGATTGTAAAAAAGACTCTCTGCTACCCCCGCTCAGTTCACCAGTAATTTCTCATTTCAATAGTTCTTCTGAATCAGAATTTGCACTTAATTTTATGAAAATTAcaattatatgaaaatacatagcTGCGGGAAGGGCATGTAATGTACGTCGTTAATAACTGAATATGTAAACACATTACTATGCTCCGTTCAGACTTAGGAAGAGAATAACTCACAACTCAAAAAAAAGTAGTGTAAAGGAATATAAAtacttgaaattatttttttaaacgccAAATATGTttagataagaataaaaaggaattcCTTGGCGAAAGAGTATCCCAGAGTTGGAGTTGCCAGCTTGATCTTTCCAAACCTTTTCGAGGGTAGAATTACTAGCCAAATGGAGCCTCCTTTCATACCCTAAATGAAACGGGGTATAGATGTGATGATACATTACCAACTTTCCGTAGGTGCCTCTACTCTTCCCAGTGAAATTATACGACCACTGTTTAATTTTCAGGTAAGGCCACCATTCAAGGCAGTAGCATGTGAAGGTTACGACCTCATGAAGGAAAACGGAATAAGAGAGTATCACCTGGACAGCGATCTTCCCAACAAAGAATTCAACTGCAAGGACGCATCTGGACCCACTCAGGATAAGGAAAGCAATTCGAAGCCCTGCGAGGACATGGCGGGTTAGTCCAAGCCGCAGGACCGGGTCGTGAGGGAGGACTCGCGTGGCAGTCCTGTGCTGCAACGAGAGGCTCTCTGGTCACGGCGAGGCAAGCGTTGCAAGATGGATTGGCTCGGAAAACGGACCCGGAATACGTCGGTCCGCAAGCTGTGTTGATTAGGCTTGGGACTGGATTTGATCTTTTGGTTTGATTCTTATTTCGTTTTGTTATTTGGTAAAATTGAAGGAATgattccttatatatgtatatatatatatatatatatatatatatatatacaatatgtatgaatatatataaccaaatatatatacatatatgtaatgtaaatacatatatatacacatatatatgaatacatacatacatacatataaatgcatacacacacacatttatacaaataaagaaatatatatatatatatatgtgtgtgtgtgtgtgtgtgtgtgtgtgtgtgtgtgtgtgtgtgagtatacatttatatatatatatatatatatatatatatatgtatatatatacatatatatacatacatatatatatgtgtgtgtgtatgtatatatatatatatatatatgtatatatatattcatatatacacatacataatgtgtgtatacatacatgcatgcatatatatatatacatatgtgtgtgtgtatatatatgtgtgtgtgtgtgtttttgtgtgtgtgtgtgtaccatttgTGTTGACAACTATGTTTTGATTCATCTTGATTAAACTTTATCAAACGCATATTATCTTTACCTCCGTGCTCAGGGTTACGAGCCCTGTAGAGACCACCCATGGCAACTTTATAACTTGTGTTTACGTTCAAGATACAGGCattcaagaaaacagaaaacaaaactatgcgacaaaaatatataaacttacgAAAGAAGGATGTAAAGGTAAAGTTTGTCTTGCCTACGACCACACAGCCCgtgataagcccctccagtagggttggccctgtctagtgtggatcTATGAGATGTATCGTACAGGCCTGCTCACTACATACTCCCGTGAGCAAGGGCTTGAGTATcggaagtgcatatatgtgtgattacattttatacactgattttatttaggCGTATGTGCACCTAGtgtagacatagttgttcacctgcaaatgccctaagtacgtcgtatatgtacattttcgtgaacatgcacatgcaagcatacacctttacatatgttcCTATGCATATGATTTGCACACATTCATCTACGTTATGCACAACTACACGCATTCACAGGCATgcaaatatataggcatatgcgcacatcatatgcgcTTACATATGTGTTTACGCACCCActtatatacgaacacacacacgtgcatacatacttgtgactatacatacacatataaatgcagtcatacatatgcttacgcacacgtgtatgtgcacatacgttAATGGGTACACGTTAGTgttcacccacacatatatatatatatatatatatatatatatatatatatatacctgtacatgcacatatatacacatatacatatatacatacatatacacacatatacacatacagttatacacatacatacacatatgcatacatatatacacatacccttatacacacatacatatgcatatagatacacatacatacacacatacatatacatatatatacacatacatacacacacacacacacatatatatatatatatgcacatacatacatacacacacatatatatgtacatacatacatacacacatacatttgcatatatatacgcatatatacactcacacctacatatatacatacttatacatacacatacacgtactcgcacatacatacatatacatatacacatatacatatatatatacatatatatacacatatatatatatatatataaatatatatatatatgtgtgtgtgtatatgtaaatacacacacacacacacaacacacacacacacacacactcacacacacacacatatatatatatataaatatatatatatatgtgtgtgtgtgtgtgagtgtgtgtgtgtgtggtgtgtgtgtgtgtttgcgcgtgtgtgtgtgtgtggtgtgtgtgtgtgtgagtgtgtgtgtgtgtggtgtgtgtgtgtgtggtgtgtgtgtgtgtatatataatatatattatatatatatattttatatgtatgtgagtgtgttgtgtgtgtgtgtgttcatacacacacacgcacacacacacacacatatatatatatatatgtgtgtgtgtgtgtgtggtgtgtgtgtgtgtgagtgtgtgtgtgtgtgtgtatatatatatatatgtgtgtgtgtgtgtgagtgtgtgtgtgtgtatatatatatgtgtgtgtgtatatatatatatatgtgtgtgtgtgtgtatatatatatatgtgtgtgtgtgttgtgtgtgtgtgtgtatatatatatgtgtgtgtgtatatatatatgtgtgtgtgtgtgtgtatgtatgtgtgtgtgtgtgtggtgtgtgtgtgtgtgtatatatatatatatttgtatatatatatatatttgtatatatatatatatgtgtgtgtgtgtgtatatatatatatatttatatatatatatgtgtgtgtgtatatatatatataatattatatatatatatacatatatatatgtttatgtatatatatatatatgtgtgtgtgtatatatatatataaatatatatatatatttgtatatatatatatattaatatatatatatatttgtatatatatatatattattatatatatatatttgtatatatatatatattaatatatatatatatacatatgtgtgtgtgtatatataatataaatatatatataatataatatatatataatatatatataatatatatataatatatatatatatacatatatatatgtttatgtatatatatatataaatatataatatataatatataatatatatgtatgtatatatatatataattagatagacagatagacacacacacacacacatatatatatataattagatagacagatagacacacacacacacatatatatatatataattagatagacagatagacacacacacacacatacacacacacacacatcacacacacacacatcacacacacacacatatatatatatatatgtgtgtgtgtgtgttcatacacacacacacacatatatatatatatatttgtatatatatatatatttgtatatatatatataaatatttatatatatatatgtgtgtgtgtatatgtaaatacacacacacatatatatatatatatatgtgtgtgtgtgtgtggtgtgtgtgtgtgtgtatatatatatataattagatagacagatagacacacacacacacatatatatatatataaatatatatatatattatatatataatataatatatatatataattagatagacagataga from Penaeus chinensis breed Huanghai No. 1 chromosome 39, ASM1920278v2, whole genome shotgun sequence harbors:
- the LOC125046846 gene encoding uncharacterized protein LOC125046846; amino-acid sequence: MAPRFSWFLCPLLALLLCPDAALSATTPEELDIKTLEKMKEKVKENITGNKQFAVLHLSGKNLEDQDCHEIKFNDARGVKGHCNFAPVLTPPNPLKGNEETVKHSEWQLIHTALRPMLEEWRKSAAGGNAGTKGRYTTKRGKKNKKGGQKKKKKGGKKKKKKNTKGNNTKSGNTKKGNGAKKSCPEALYLYSRLAPDYDCKRRPSGFTCTQAIVNTIPEILRNVNCETTRIVVGFSVVRPPFKAVACEGYDLMKENGIREYHLDSDLPNKEFNCKDASGPTQDKESNSKPCEDMAG